A single region of the Thermococcus paralvinellae genome encodes:
- a CDS encoding DUF3368 domain-containing protein, producing MFVIDNTVLSNFAKFGKLELLKDILRDSIITKQVLEEFNLGIERGILPKVKLPFKVVELKNEEIELYRKLCTSLGKGEASCIAVAKNRRIIFLSDDLDARKAAYLLGVKVSGTIGVLALGVKTDVLTLEEANQLLRAMIKSGFYSPIESLEEVLKE from the coding sequence TTGTTTGTAATTGACAATACGGTGCTATCGAACTTTGCTAAATTCGGAAAGCTTGAATTACTAAAAGACATTTTGAGAGACTCCATAATCACAAAGCAAGTCTTAGAAGAATTCAACCTTGGAATTGAAAGAGGTATTTTGCCAAAGGTCAAACTTCCCTTTAAAGTTGTAGAACTCAAAAACGAGGAAATTGAACTGTACAGAAAACTTTGTACAAGCTTGGGGAAAGGAGAGGCCTCCTGCATCGCAGTGGCAAAAAATAGGAGAATAATATTCCTTAGCGATGATTTGGATGCCAGAAAAGCTGCATACCTCCTAGGTGTTAAAGTCTCAGGCACAATTGGTGTTTTGGCGTTAGGCGTTAAAACTGACGTTCTAACATTGGAAGAGGCAAACCAACTTCTAAGAGCAATGATTAAAAGTGGCTTCTACTCCCCAATAGAGAGTTTAGAGGAAGTTTTGAAAGAGTAA
- a CDS encoding UPF0175 family protein: MEELWLISEFEKIAALNPDKVIRLLKKDKELFWEVVVSAYLDRKISLGKAAELLGMTREELIEEFHKRGIPIRKLSKEDVIAEVEALNCL, from the coding sequence ATGGAAGAGCTCTGGCTGATAAGCGAGTTCGAGAAGATCGCCGCACTTAATCCGGATAAGGTAATAAGGCTCTTAAAAAAAGACAAAGAACTATTTTGGGAAGTTGTGGTTAGTGCTTACCTTGACAGAAAAATCAGCTTGGGTAAGGCAGCAGAACTTTTAGGAATGACCCGAGAGGAGCTAATCGAAGAGTTTCATAAAAGAGGCATCCCCATTAGAAAATTGAGCAAGGAAGACGTTATAGCAGAGGTGGAGGCACTGAATTGTTTGTAA
- a CDS encoding ATP-binding protein: MLGDEEILEALVPYNFWGKPQKTGIEREEYLEKIETFCRAGNFIIAIIGPRRAGKTFLARQFLKRKISQGLNPQQTLYVNLEDPKFHAYLSLELLDEIYRVYKIHINDEDFSLIVLDEVQNLPDWERWVRSIAEKENVKVIVTGSTSSLLKTEVSGVLTGRSLTLEVFPLTFREFLSFRGLNLRSFAEIVANKIKIERLLAEYMEFGGFPQVVLVEDEYLKREILKELFEGIVIRDVAFRYGFKELNTVKLIAELAVNRFASLVSGSSLRNEVARIVKRKVSPNFVIDVLDALEESYLIFRIPPLSYKVSDIKRHPRKLYVVDTGIINAVTLRFSKNIGRLAENIVALHLIKRFGKENVFYYKGDREVDFLIKKGLEVTKAIQVSWDLSESRDREVKGLLEAMEEFSLEEGVIITSAYEGLEEIKGKRIRYIPLWKFLLLE, encoded by the coding sequence ATGCTGGGGGATGAAGAGATATTGGAGGCATTAGTCCCTTATAATTTTTGGGGGAAACCTCAGAAAACTGGTATTGAAAGAGAAGAATATCTGGAAAAGATTGAAACTTTTTGTAGGGCTGGGAATTTTATAATAGCAATTATAGGTCCAAGGAGAGCTGGAAAGACATTTTTGGCGAGACAGTTTTTAAAAAGGAAAATATCACAAGGGTTGAATCCCCAACAAACCCTGTATGTGAACCTCGAAGATCCTAAGTTCCATGCATACCTCAGCTTGGAGCTCCTTGATGAAATTTATAGGGTGTATAAGATCCACATCAATGACGAAGATTTTTCCCTCATAGTTTTAGATGAGGTGCAAAACCTTCCAGACTGGGAACGATGGGTCAGGAGCATAGCTGAAAAGGAAAATGTCAAAGTAATTGTAACTGGCTCAACGTCTTCTTTGCTTAAAACTGAAGTTTCTGGAGTGTTGACAGGGAGGAGCTTAACTTTGGAAGTTTTCCCTTTAACCTTCAGGGAGTTTTTGAGTTTTAGGGGGTTAAATTTGAGAAGCTTTGCAGAAATCGTTGCAAATAAAATAAAAATTGAGCGTCTTTTGGCTGAATATATGGAATTTGGAGGTTTTCCACAAGTTGTGCTGGTCGAGGATGAGTATTTGAAAAGGGAAATTTTGAAAGAACTTTTTGAGGGAATAGTCATCAGGGATGTCGCTTTCCGTTATGGATTCAAAGAGTTAAATACTGTGAAGCTGATTGCAGAATTGGCAGTGAACAGGTTCGCTTCGCTTGTAAGTGGAAGTTCCCTTAGGAATGAAGTTGCGAGGATTGTAAAGAGAAAAGTTTCTCCAAATTTTGTGATAGACGTTTTAGATGCATTAGAGGAGAGCTATTTGATCTTTAGAATTCCACCGCTTTCATATAAGGTTAGTGATATCAAACGGCATCCGAGGAAACTCTATGTGGTTGATACCGGTATCATAAATGCTGTAACACTCAGGTTTTCTAAGAATATCGGACGGTTAGCTGAGAATATTGTGGCGCTGCATTTAATAAAAAGATTCGGAAAAGAGAATGTGTTTTATTATAAAGGGGATAGGGAAGTCGATTTTTTAATTAAAAAAGGCTTGGAGGTAACAAAAGCAATTCAAGTGAGCTGGGATTTAAGTGAGAGTAGGGATAGGGAAGTTAAGGGCTTGCTAGAGGCCATGGAAGAGTTTTCACTGGAGGAGGGGGTGATAATAACATCAGCCTATGAAGGATTAGAGGAAATTAAAGGAAAACGTATAAGATATATCCCATTGTGG